GCTGCGGGTCGGTGTTCCTGCCGCACGAGCGTCCCACCGCGGTGTGACGACCGCGTACCGCGCCCGGTCCCCGTCCCTGCCGGCGGCGCCCGGCCACGGGTCAGCGGACGACGAGCACGTCCCCGAAGGCGGTCGCGTGCCGGCTGGTGAACGGGTAGCTGCCCGGCTCCTGCGGTGCCGGGAAGGCCAGCAGGCTGCGCGGGGGGACGACGACGTCGAAGGAGCCGTCCGCCGCGGTGAGCGTGACCTCGGCGTCCGTCGGGTTGTGCACGGTGACCCGCGCACCCGCGGCGACGGGGCCCGCGACGTGGAACCGCGCCGGGTCGACCAGCACGCCCACCGACAGGTCGCCGTGGTCGTGGCCGGCCATCCCCGCCGGCGCCGCGGCCGCCGGGGCGGGCGCGGCGGCGGGGGCCGCGGGAGCGGGGTCCGCCGCCGGGGGAGGGGAGGCCGCCAGCGCCACGGCCAGCGCGACCGTGGCCAGCATGACGGCGACCTCGACGGCGGCCAGCCGCCGGAAGGCACCCGGCTGCCCGCTGCGCAGCCGGGGCAGCGTGCGCCGCCGGTGCGCCCGGCCCAGGACGCCGAGGGCCACCAGGGCCGCCGTCTTGGCCAGCAGCAGCCCGCCGTAGCCGCTGCCCAGGACGGTGCCGGGCGAGGTGGTCCGGTCCAGGACCAGCCAGGCGGCCACCAGGCCGGACAGCCCGGTGGCCAGGAAGCAGGCCAGCGCCAGGGTGCTGAAGCGGCCCGTGGCGGTCGCGGCGTCCGCTCCGGACCGGCCGTGCAGCAGCAGGGCGAGCAGGCCCCCGACCCATGCGGTCGCCGCCACCACGTGCACGGCCAGGGCGGTCACCGCCGGCACGTGGTCCGCGGCCGCCGCGGAGTGGCCGGTCAGGACGGCCGGGACCACCAGCCCGGACACCGCGACGGCGAGCAGCAGCGCGGCGGGCAGCGCACCGGTGCACCGCCGCGCCAGCACGGCCACCAGGCCGGCCGCGCCGACGGTCACCGCCGCGGCCCGTCCCGCGGGCAGGTCGGTGAGGAAGACCCCCACGGCCGACGCCGGCACCGTGGTGGGCGGGGTGCCGAGCACGTCGGCCAGGGTGAGCAGCGCGGCGGCCGCGGCCGCGACGGCCCAGAGCGGCGCCCACAGCGCGGCGGCCCGCGCCGCGCGGCGCGACGCCGCGGGGAGCCCGCCGCCGTGGCCGGGGAGCAGCACGGCGGCGAACAGCAGCGACCCCACCGTGCCGACGGCCGCGACCCGCCCCAGCAGGGTGGCCGCGGGCAGCCCCCAGGCGACCAGCGGACCGGCCTGCCCCAGCCCGGGCACGGGTTGCGCCGGGCGGCCGCCGCCGAGCACGAGGGCCAGCACCAGCACCCCGAGGAGCCCGGCGCCGGCCGCCACGACCGTCGGCACGGCCGACGGCGGCCGCGCCGCGCCGGCCGGCAGCGGCGGCTCGGCGGTGAGCGTCCCCGGCACGGCGCTCACGCCCGGCGCCGGGAGCGCAGCAGGACCAGCGTGGCCGCCACGACGACCACGCCGGCCGCGGCCGGCACCAGCCACCCCGACCCGGGCGACGACCCCGGCGACGACCCCGGCGACGGCCCCGGCGACGGTGCCGGGACCGGCGCGGCCGCGACCGCGGGGGTGTCCGCGCCGGCGCCGGCGACCGCGGGGGCCGGGGCCACGGTGAAGGCGAGGGTGCCCGACAGCGGGTGCCCGTCGGAGGAGGTCACCCGCCAGGCGACGGCGTGCAGCCCGCCGGCCGGGTCGACCGCCAGCGGCTGGACCACCGTGGCGCCGCGCACCTGCGGCGCACCCCGGGACACCGCGGCGCCGTCCGGCCCGGTGACGACCACCTGGGCGCCCAGCGCCTGCACCGGGGCGCTGAACTCCAGCTCCACCTGCGCCGGCGGCACGGGCACCGTCGCGTCGGCGGCCGGCACCGTGGCGACCAGCCGGTCGTGCGCCCGGGCGGCCGGCGTGCCGGTGCCCAGCAGGGTGAGCACGGCGGCGGCCAGCACCACCGCTGTCCGGGCGGCCGGGCCGGGGGCGCCGGGGCGTCGTCGCGACATGACCTGCGTTCGCGCGCCGCCGCCGTCCCGGTTGTCGCAGCCGACGGCCCGCCCGCCGCGCGGGGACGCCGCCCGGCCCGGTGACCAGCGGGGACGCCGTCCGCCGGCACGCGGGGTCGGCCACCCGATCGTGTCGACCGGGCCGGGCGGTGAACCGGTCGGGGCGGTGCCGCCGAACGTCCATCGGGACGGTGCGGAGGCCGGCGTGCAGACGCCGGCCGGGGGAGCCGCCCGTGCTGCCGGGTCCCGCGGGACTCGGACGGCGGCCGGCGCGAGGACGCGCCGGCCGTGCACCACCGAGCCGTCGTCACGGAGACGTCGGTCGTCCCGACCCCTGAGGAGCCCATCGTGCGCAAGGCACTCGCAATCCCGACCGTCGCCATCGCGGCGGCCGCCTTCCCGCTGCTGACCATGTCCCCGGCGCTCGCCGCCCACGACGGCAGCTACCAGGCCGACCTGGGCGCCCTGAACCAGTCCGGCGTCTCCGGCACCGGCATGGTCACCCTGTCCGGTGACCAGGCGACGGTCGTGATCGAGGCGTCCGGCCTGCTGGCGGGCGCCCCGCACGCCCAGCACTTCCACATCGGTGCGCAGGGCACCTGCCCGACCGACGCCGACGACAAGGACGGCGACGGCTTCCTGAGCACCTCCGAGGGCGCGCCGGCCTACGGTGCGATCGGCACCTCGCTGACCACCGAGGGCGACACCAGCCCGGACAGCGGCCTGGCCGTCGACCGGTTCCCGACCGCCGACGACGGCACGGTCAGCTACGAGCG
This window of the Geodermatophilus sp. DSM 44513 genome carries:
- a CDS encoding CopD family protein, which codes for MSAVPGTLTAEPPLPAGAARPPSAVPTVVAAGAGLLGVLVLALVLGGGRPAQPVPGLGQAGPLVAWGLPAATLLGRVAAVGTVGSLLFAAVLLPGHGGGLPAASRRAARAAALWAPLWAVAAAAAALLTLADVLGTPPTTVPASAVGVFLTDLPAGRAAAVTVGAAGLVAVLARRCTGALPAALLLAVAVSGLVVPAVLTGHSAAAADHVPAVTALAVHVVAATAWVGGLLALLLHGRSGADAATATGRFSTLALACFLATGLSGLVAAWLVLDRTTSPGTVLGSGYGGLLLAKTAALVALGVLGRAHRRRTLPRLRSGQPGAFRRLAAVEVAVMLATVALAVALAASPPPAADPAPAAPAAAPAPAAAAPAGMAGHDHGDLSVGVLVDPARFHVAGPVAAGARVTVHNPTDAEVTLTAADGSFDVVVPPRSLLAFPAPQEPGSYPFTSRHATAFGDVLVVR
- a CDS encoding copper resistance CopC family protein — translated: MSRRRPGAPGPAARTAVVLAAAVLTLLGTGTPAARAHDRLVATVPAADATVPVPPAQVELEFSAPVQALGAQVVVTGPDGAAVSRGAPQVRGATVVQPLAVDPAGGLHAVAWRVTSSDGHPLSGTLAFTVAPAPAVAGAGADTPAVAAAPVPAPSPGPSPGSSPGSSPGSGWLVPAAAGVVVVAATLVLLRSRRRA